A part of Antechinus flavipes isolate AdamAnt ecotype Samford, QLD, Australia chromosome 6, AdamAnt_v2, whole genome shotgun sequence genomic DNA contains:
- the DMP1 gene encoding dentin matrix acidic phosphoprotein 1 codes for MKTTFLLIFFWGLSCALPVARYLHTDSESSEEVKDHLAPTPVLSLESSESSEESKDSSKEQTNEDRIDFSDSTESEEDMGLTDQESVYRLSDSSFKSGGKDNDKNDDEDDSGDDTFVDIDNGQGSRERHQQEGENLWPGSEDDSDMTLHSGNRVADGKDVSHNAVSDESSQSESRSLEEENESHEVHKSDSDEFTVEGSQPSSSNSRDDSSFDDEGMQGDDADMVGSMKSNSRMINYRKKKINKTKGQKGSRQDSDVSQLMGQRGRKSFQKARISEEDDWDETNDSNTMEEAMSDSAEKSQSSENSQSRENSESRENSQSRENSESHENSESHENSKSKSQEDSNSQSQEDSQNMLDLSSDSRQHDDDSHEKQSKSQQENENVSRGDNPDSDGESVGLSEVNKEDSNSSEDSNLTQSSKSESESSEEQSNSESKESMSPSEESKESPEDEDSSSQESFQSQSSSAESQSVSKEDSGESSSEQLQGEGNSQSEEDARAFQENSKLKENVNSSESTSESLSRSIEIESRKLVVDTYHNRPKGDHDDNDCQDGY; via the exons ATGAAGACCACTTTCCTGCTAATTTTCTTCTGGGGTTTATCCTGTGCTCTTCCT GTAGCCAGATATCTACACACAGATTCTGAGAGTTCTGAAGAAGTGAAG GATCATTTGGCGCCAACACCAGTTTTATCCTTG gAGAGTAGTGAGTCATCAGAAGAAAGTAAAGATAGCTCAAAGGAACAG ACAAATGAAGATAGGATAGACTTCAGTGATAGTACTGAATCAGAGGAAGACATGGGCCTTACTGATCAAGAGTCTGTTTATAGACTATCTGACAGCTCCTTTAAGAgtggaggaaaagataatgataagaatgatgatgaagatgacagTGGAGATGACACTTTTGTTGATATAGACAATGGTCAAGGGTCCAGGGAAAGACATCAACAAGAAGGTGAAAACCTGTGGCCTGGAAGTGAGGATGATTCTGACATGACTCTACACAGCGGAAATAGGGTTGCCGATGGGAAAGATGTCAGTCACAATGCTGTCAGTGACGAAAGCAGTCAGAGTGAGAGCAGAAGCcttgaagaagagaatgaaagtcATGAGGTCCATAAGAGTGATAGTGATGAATTCACTGTGGAAGGAAGTCAACCAAGCTCCAGCAACTCCAGAGATGATTCTTCATTTGATGATGAAGGAATGCAAGGCGATGATGCAGACATGGTGGGTAGCATGAAAAGCAATTCCAGAATGattaattacagaaaaaaaaagattaacaagaCAAAGGGTCAGAAGGGAAGCAGACAAGATTCTGATGTGAGCCAATTGATGGGACAGCGTGGCAGGAAATCCTTCCAAAAGGCACGCATCTCAGAGGAGGATGACTGGGATGAAACTAATGATAGCAATACCATGGAAGAAGCCATGAGTGACTCTGCAGAAAAGAGCCAATCCAGTGAAAACAGTCAGTCCCGTGAAAACAGTGAATCCCGTGAAAACAGTCAATCTCGTGAAAACAGTGAATCCCACGAAAACAGTGAATCCCATGAAAACAGCAAAAGCAAATCCCAAGAAGACAGCAACAGTCAGTCTCAGGAAGATAGCCAAAATATGCTGGATCTCAGCAGTGACTCCAGACAACATGATGATGATTCTCATGAAAAGCAAAGTAAATCCCAGcaagagaatgaaaatgtttCACGGGGTGATAACCCTGACTCTGATGGAGAGAGTGTTGGCCTTTCTGAAGTTAATAAGGAAGATAGTAATTCTTCTGAAGATAGCAACCTAACCCAGTCCTCCAAATCAGAAAGTGAATCCTCAGAGGAACAAAGCAACAGTGAATCTAAGGAGAGTATGAGCCCCTCAGAGGAAAGCAAAGAGTCACCTGAGGATGAAGACAGTTCTAGTCAGGAAAGCTTCCAGTCTCAGAGCTCATCAGCAGAGAGCCAAAGTGTCTCCAAGGAGGACAGTGGGGAAAGCAGTTCTGAACAGTTGCAAGGAGAGGGGAATAGTCAATCTGAAGAAGATGCCAGGGCATTTCAGGAAAACAGTAAGcttaaagaaaatgtgaattctaGTGAAAGTACATCAGAAAGCCTGTCCAGAAGCATTGAGATAGAAAGTAGAAAGCTGGTAGTTGACACTTATCATAACCGACCAAAAGGAGACCATGATGACAATGACTGCCAAGATGGTTATTAG